A section of the Lineus longissimus chromosome 1, tnLinLong1.2, whole genome shotgun sequence genome encodes:
- the LOC135495486 gene encoding protein flightless-1 homolog isoform X2, whose amino-acid sequence MAATGVLPFVRGVDLTRNDFKDDNFPSHVSDMTGLRWIRLNRVGLSQLPDELGNLQKLEHISMTYNNLNNIHGDLSTLQNLRALVCRHNKLKASSIPNDIFTLEDLAVVDFSHNQINKSPDDLELAKGLLVLNLSHNQIDCIPNQLFINCTDIFYVDISNNKLESIPPQIRRLVNLQVLVVNNNPLFLSQFRQIAVLCNLETFHMRNTQRTLTNFPAGLENCANLTDIDVSENKLPRVPDTLYKVKTLKRLNLSSNEITELSSLVDNWQSLEFLNLSRNKLKELPAAICKMAFLRRLFVNSNQLDFEGIPPGIGKLHELEVFSAANNNLEMIPEGLCRCGKLKKLILNTNKLITLPDTVHLLMETLELFDVGENPGFVMPPKPTEYLTKNAEFYGIDFSLQTQLRKAGAVTQASQTPAAAQKSDPIARKQRLRKRRDGQQGSDKVLAGMREVAKDKARGTTPSSDHEEGEPIKHKSWRETLAKPNLNYSEIFDEEVGQIPGITCWEIENFLPNVLDEALHGKFYEGDCYIVLKTYIDDSNSLNWEIFYWIGKKATLDKKACSAIHAVNLRNLLGAEGRTIREEMEDESDEFLELFDHDIAYIEGGRTASGFYTVEETAAQPRLFRTSGTQRLHLEATPCHWSSLDNRYVFLLDATKKLFIWMGKNAKTMTKSKTRLLADKINKVERKNKTEIVMLVNRFESDDFWELLGGKPKGGEIQDWVPDNFKPSPPILYNVRLGMGYLELPQVELPQHKLTQNLLNTKCVYLLDLNSELYIWIGKKSTRLIRAAALKLSQEIQGMIKRPDFVLVQRCMEGAESQVFKSKFHGWDDVMAVDYTRTSESVIRRGVDIKKIMERDQIKTDLSALFMPRQPPMPKEEAEQLMLEWNEDLDGMESFVLEGKKFVRLPEGEIGHFYSEDCYVFLCRYWVPPELPEGEEDKEVDEDDLPEDDFKCTVYFWQGRHASNMGWLTFTFSLQKKFETLFGEKLEVCRTHQQQENLKFLSHFKRKFVIHDGKRPQGGDEIVEQTEFFHIRSNGSLLATRCIQCNADASQLNSEFCYILKVPFETMDQGIVYVWIGNHADPDDAKLAEEMANEMYGQYHSVQIISEGDEPENFFWIGIGGRKPYEKTADYMRYARLFRCSNEKGYFTVSEKCSDFCQDDLADDDVMILDNGELVFLWVGKKTSDVEIKLAFKSAQVYVQHLRNKQPERPRKLLLCLKYKEPKRFTKCFHGWGKHKSVIE is encoded by the exons ATGGCAGCGACCGGGGTTTTGCCATTTGTGAGGGGTGTCGATTTGACTAGAAATGACTTCAAG GATGACAACTTCCCATCTCATGTGTCTGACATGACAGGATTGAGATGGATCCGTCTGAACAGAGTCGGTCTCAGCCAGCTACCGGATGAGCTAGGCAACCTACAGAAGCTG GAACATATTTCCATGACCTACAACAACCTGAACAACATCCATGGTGACCTTTCAACACTGCAGAATCTCCGGGCGCTGGTCTGTCGTCACAACAAGCTCAAGGCCTCCAGTATTCCTAATGATATATTCACTCTCGAGGACCTGGCTGTTGTG GAtttcagtcacaaccaaatcaATAAGTCTCCAGACGATCTTGAACTAGCCAAAGGTCTTCTTGTACTCAATCTGAGCCATAACCA GATTGATTGTATTCCCAACCAGTTGTTTATCAACTGTACAGATATCTTCTATGTCGACATCAGCAATAACAAATTAG AGTCGATCCCACCGCAGATCCGACGCCTAGTCAACCTTCAGGTTCTCGTCGTCAACAACAATCCCCTGTTTCTCTCCCAGTTCAGGCAAATAGCGGTTCTGTGTAACTTGGAGACATTTCACATGAGGAACACTCAGCGAACTCTCACTAACTTTCCAGCTGGTTTGGAAAACTGTGCAAATCTGACAG ATATTGATGTGAGTGAAAACAAACTTCCACGAGTCCCTGACACTTTATACAAAGTGAAGACACTAAAACGTCTTAATCTTTCGAGCAATGAAATCACTGAATTATCATCCCTGGTCG ACAATTGGCAGAGTTTGGAATTCCTCAACTTGTCCCGCAACAAACTGAAAGAATTACCG GCTGCGATTTGTAAAATGGCCTTCCTGCGTCGATTGTTTGTCAACAGTAACCAGCTGGACTTTGAGGGTATTCCGCCTGGTATTGGTAAACTCCATGAGCTGGAGGTGTTCAGCGCTGCCAATAACAACCTGGAGATGATCCCTGAAGGACTCTGCCG GTGTGGTAAACTGAAGAAACTCATTCTGAACACAAATAAGCTCATCACATTACCTGATACAGTGCATCTGCTCATGGAAACACTTGAG TTATTTGATGTGGGTGAAAACCCAGGGTTTGTGATGCCACCCAAACCGACAGAGTACTTGACGAAGAACGCCGAGTTTTACGGGATTGATTTCAGTCTGCAGACACAGCTAAGAAAGGCTGGAGCTGTCACCCAGGCCTCTCAAACCCCAGCTGCAG CTCAGAAGAGTGATCCCATTGCAAGGAAACAGAGGTTGAGAAAGAGAAGAGATGGCCAGCAAGGCAGTGATAAAGTGTTAGCT GGTATGAGGGAGGTTGCTAAGGACAAGGCACGTGGGACAACACCGTCATCAGATCATGAAGAAGGAGAACCTATCAA GCACAAGTCATGGCGAGAAACCCTGGCAAAACCCAACCTAAATTATAGTGAAATATTTGACGAGGAGGTTGGACAGATACCTG GAATAACCTGCTGGGAGATTGAAAACTTCCTGCCAAATGTTTTGGATGAAG CTTTACATGGGAAATTCTACGAGGGGGACTGCTACATCGTATTGAAGACCTACATTGATGATAGTAACTCACTCAACTGGGAGATCTTTTATTGGATTGGAAAGAAAGCAACT TTGGACAAGAAGGCTTGCTCGGCCATCCATGCTGTGAATCTACGTAACCTGCTTGGTGCGGAGGGCCGTACGATCAGGGAAGAGATGGAGGACGAGAGTGATGAATTCCTGGAGCTCTTTGATCACGATATTGCTTACATTGAGGGCGGCCGGACGGCGAGTGGGTTCTATACGGTCGAGGAAACG GCTGCCCAACCAAGACTCTTCAGGACGTCTGGTACACAAAGGCTACACCTAGAAGCA ACGCCATGTCACTGGAGTTCGTTAGATAACCGATATGTGTTCCTGTTGGATGCGACTAAGAAGCTCTTCATCTGGATGGGCAAGAATGCCAAGACGATGACTAAGTCAAAGACTAG GTTACTGGCTGACAAAATCAACAAGGTGGAGAGGAAGAACAAGACCGAGATTGTCATGCTGGTCAACCGATTTGAAAGTGATGACTTCTGGGAACTCTTGGGCGGGAAACCGAAAGGTGGTGAAATCCAAGATTGGGTTCCTGATAACTTCAAGCCATCACCTCCCATCCTGTATAATGTCAGACTTGGCATGGGATATCTGGAGCTGCCTCAAG ttgaaCTTCCCCAGCATAAGCTAACCCAAAATTTGCTGAACACTAAATGTGTCTATCTCCTTGATTTGAATTCCGAGCTTTACATTTG GATTGGTAAGAAGTCAACTCGGCTGATCCGTGCGGCAGCCTTGAAGTTGTCTCAAGAGATCCAGGGCATGATCAAGCGGCCAGACTTTGTGCTGGTTCAGAGGTGCATGGAAGG TGCCGAGTCGCAGGTGTTCAAGAGTAAGTTCCATGGTTGGGATGATGTGATGGCTGTGGACTACACCAGGACTTCAGAATCGGTGATTAGGAGAGGTGTTGATATAAAGAAAATCATGGAGCGAGATCAGATCAAGACGGATCTGTCTGCCTTGTTTATGCCAAGACAGCCTCCAATGCCAAAGGAAGAGGCT GAACAGTTGATGTTGGAATGGAACGAGGATCTTGATGGAATGGAGAGCTTCGTCTTGGAAGGAAAGAAGTTTGTACGTCTGCCTGAAGGAGAAATTG GGCACTTCTACAGTGAAGACTGCTACGTGTTCCTGTGTCGCTACTGGGTTCCCCCTGAGCTGCCAGAGGGGGAGGAGGACAAGGAAGTTGATGAAGATGACTTGCCAGAAGATGACTTTAAATGTACTGTGTACTTCTGGCAAGGACGCCACGCCAGTAACATGGGCTGGCTCACCTTCACATTCAGTTTACAGAAGAAGTTTGAGACACTTTTTGGAGAGAAATTGGAAGTTTGTAGAACGCACCAG CAACAAGAAAACCTGAAGTTCTTATCACACTTTAAGAGAAAGTTTGTCATTCATGATGGCAAGAGGCCACAGGGAGGTGATGAAATTGTTGAGCAGACGGAATTCTTCCACATCCGATCGAATGGTAGTCTGCTCGCAACAAGATGTATCCAG TGCAATGCCGATGCTTCACAGCTGAATTCAGAATTTTG TTACATTCTGAAGGTGCCATTTGAGACAATGGACCAAGGAATCGTGTATGTCTGGATTGGGAATCATGCTGATCCTGACGATGCTAAACTTGCAGAGGAGATGGCTAATGAAATGTATGGG CAATACCACAGTGTTCAAATTATCAGTGAAGGTGATGAGCCTGAGAATTTCTTCTGGATTGGTATTGGTGGCAGAAAACCGTATGAAAAG ACGGCCGATTACATGAGATATGCCCGATTGTTTCGGTGCTCAAATGAGAAGGGTTACTTTACTGTTTCAGAGAAGTGTTCTGATTTCTGTCAG GATGACTTGGCTGATGATGATGTGATGATTCTTGATAATGGAGAACTCGTCTTCTTATGGGTGGGCAAGAAAACAAGCGATGTTGAAATCAAGTTGGCTTTTAAGAGTGCACAG gtATATGTTCAACACCTGAGAAACAAACAGCCGGAGAGGCCGAGAAAACTGCTGCTTTGTTTGAAGTACAAAGAACCAAAACGCTTTACGAAGTGCTTCCATGGTTGGGGCAAACATAAGTCGGTCATTGAGTAA
- the LOC135495486 gene encoding protein flightless-1 homolog isoform X1 — translation MAATGVLPFVRGVDLTRNDFKDDNFPSHVSDMTGLRWIRLNRVGLSQLPDELGNLQKLEHISMTYNNLNNIHGDLSTLQNLRALVCRHNKLKASSIPNDIFTLEDLAVVDFSHNQINKSPDDLELAKGLLVLNLSHNQIDCIPNQLFINCTDIFYVDISNNKLESIPPQIRRLVNLQVLVVNNNPLFLSQFRQIAVLCNLETFHMRNTQRTLTNFPAGLENCANLTDIDVSENKLPRVPDTLYKVKTLKRLNLSSNEITELSSLVDNWQSLEFLNLSRNKLKELPAAICKMAFLRRLFVNSNQLDFEGIPPGIGKLHELEVFSAANNNLEMIPEGLCRCGKLKKLILNTNKLITLPDTVHLLMETLELFDVGENPGFVMPPKPTEYLTKNAEFYGIDFSLQTQLRKAGAVTQASQTPAAAQKSDPIARKQRLRKRRDGQQGSDKVLAGMREVAKDKARGTTPSSDHEEGEPIKHKSWRETLAKPNLNYSEIFDEEVGQIPGITCWEIENFLPNVLDEALHGKFYEGDCYIVLKTYIDDSNSLNWEIFYWIGKKATLDKKACSAIHAVNLRNLLGAEGRTIREEMEDESDEFLELFDHDIAYIEGGRTASGFYTVEETAAQPRLFRTSGTQRLHLEATPCHWSSLDNRYVFLLDATKKLFIWMGKNAKTMTKSKTRLLADKINKVERKNKTEIVMLVNRFESDDFWELLGGKPKGGEIQDWVPDNFKPSPPILYNVRLGMGYLELPQVELPQHKLTQNLLNTKCVYLLDLNSELYIWIGKKSTRLIRAAALKLSQEIQGMIKRPDFVLVQRCMEGAESQVFKSKFHGWDDVMAVDYTRTSESVIRRGVDIKKIMERDQIKTDLSALFMPRQPPMPKEEAEQLMLEWNEDLDGMESFVLEGKKFVRLPEGEIGHFYSEDCYVFLCRYWVPPELPEGEEDKEVDEDDLPEDDFKCTVYFWQGRHASNMGWLTFTFSLQKKFETLFGEKLEVCRTHQQQENLKFLSHFKRKFVIHDGKRPQGGDEIVEQTEFFHIRSNGSLLATRCIQCNADASQLNSEFCYILKVPFETMDQGIVYVWIGNHADPDDAKLAEEMANEMYGRRATFRFRRQYHSVQIISEGDEPENFFWIGIGGRKPYEKTADYMRYARLFRCSNEKGYFTVSEKCSDFCQDDLADDDVMILDNGELVFLWVGKKTSDVEIKLAFKSAQVYVQHLRNKQPERPRKLLLCLKYKEPKRFTKCFHGWGKHKSVIE, via the exons ATGGCAGCGACCGGGGTTTTGCCATTTGTGAGGGGTGTCGATTTGACTAGAAATGACTTCAAG GATGACAACTTCCCATCTCATGTGTCTGACATGACAGGATTGAGATGGATCCGTCTGAACAGAGTCGGTCTCAGCCAGCTACCGGATGAGCTAGGCAACCTACAGAAGCTG GAACATATTTCCATGACCTACAACAACCTGAACAACATCCATGGTGACCTTTCAACACTGCAGAATCTCCGGGCGCTGGTCTGTCGTCACAACAAGCTCAAGGCCTCCAGTATTCCTAATGATATATTCACTCTCGAGGACCTGGCTGTTGTG GAtttcagtcacaaccaaatcaATAAGTCTCCAGACGATCTTGAACTAGCCAAAGGTCTTCTTGTACTCAATCTGAGCCATAACCA GATTGATTGTATTCCCAACCAGTTGTTTATCAACTGTACAGATATCTTCTATGTCGACATCAGCAATAACAAATTAG AGTCGATCCCACCGCAGATCCGACGCCTAGTCAACCTTCAGGTTCTCGTCGTCAACAACAATCCCCTGTTTCTCTCCCAGTTCAGGCAAATAGCGGTTCTGTGTAACTTGGAGACATTTCACATGAGGAACACTCAGCGAACTCTCACTAACTTTCCAGCTGGTTTGGAAAACTGTGCAAATCTGACAG ATATTGATGTGAGTGAAAACAAACTTCCACGAGTCCCTGACACTTTATACAAAGTGAAGACACTAAAACGTCTTAATCTTTCGAGCAATGAAATCACTGAATTATCATCCCTGGTCG ACAATTGGCAGAGTTTGGAATTCCTCAACTTGTCCCGCAACAAACTGAAAGAATTACCG GCTGCGATTTGTAAAATGGCCTTCCTGCGTCGATTGTTTGTCAACAGTAACCAGCTGGACTTTGAGGGTATTCCGCCTGGTATTGGTAAACTCCATGAGCTGGAGGTGTTCAGCGCTGCCAATAACAACCTGGAGATGATCCCTGAAGGACTCTGCCG GTGTGGTAAACTGAAGAAACTCATTCTGAACACAAATAAGCTCATCACATTACCTGATACAGTGCATCTGCTCATGGAAACACTTGAG TTATTTGATGTGGGTGAAAACCCAGGGTTTGTGATGCCACCCAAACCGACAGAGTACTTGACGAAGAACGCCGAGTTTTACGGGATTGATTTCAGTCTGCAGACACAGCTAAGAAAGGCTGGAGCTGTCACCCAGGCCTCTCAAACCCCAGCTGCAG CTCAGAAGAGTGATCCCATTGCAAGGAAACAGAGGTTGAGAAAGAGAAGAGATGGCCAGCAAGGCAGTGATAAAGTGTTAGCT GGTATGAGGGAGGTTGCTAAGGACAAGGCACGTGGGACAACACCGTCATCAGATCATGAAGAAGGAGAACCTATCAA GCACAAGTCATGGCGAGAAACCCTGGCAAAACCCAACCTAAATTATAGTGAAATATTTGACGAGGAGGTTGGACAGATACCTG GAATAACCTGCTGGGAGATTGAAAACTTCCTGCCAAATGTTTTGGATGAAG CTTTACATGGGAAATTCTACGAGGGGGACTGCTACATCGTATTGAAGACCTACATTGATGATAGTAACTCACTCAACTGGGAGATCTTTTATTGGATTGGAAAGAAAGCAACT TTGGACAAGAAGGCTTGCTCGGCCATCCATGCTGTGAATCTACGTAACCTGCTTGGTGCGGAGGGCCGTACGATCAGGGAAGAGATGGAGGACGAGAGTGATGAATTCCTGGAGCTCTTTGATCACGATATTGCTTACATTGAGGGCGGCCGGACGGCGAGTGGGTTCTATACGGTCGAGGAAACG GCTGCCCAACCAAGACTCTTCAGGACGTCTGGTACACAAAGGCTACACCTAGAAGCA ACGCCATGTCACTGGAGTTCGTTAGATAACCGATATGTGTTCCTGTTGGATGCGACTAAGAAGCTCTTCATCTGGATGGGCAAGAATGCCAAGACGATGACTAAGTCAAAGACTAG GTTACTGGCTGACAAAATCAACAAGGTGGAGAGGAAGAACAAGACCGAGATTGTCATGCTGGTCAACCGATTTGAAAGTGATGACTTCTGGGAACTCTTGGGCGGGAAACCGAAAGGTGGTGAAATCCAAGATTGGGTTCCTGATAACTTCAAGCCATCACCTCCCATCCTGTATAATGTCAGACTTGGCATGGGATATCTGGAGCTGCCTCAAG ttgaaCTTCCCCAGCATAAGCTAACCCAAAATTTGCTGAACACTAAATGTGTCTATCTCCTTGATTTGAATTCCGAGCTTTACATTTG GATTGGTAAGAAGTCAACTCGGCTGATCCGTGCGGCAGCCTTGAAGTTGTCTCAAGAGATCCAGGGCATGATCAAGCGGCCAGACTTTGTGCTGGTTCAGAGGTGCATGGAAGG TGCCGAGTCGCAGGTGTTCAAGAGTAAGTTCCATGGTTGGGATGATGTGATGGCTGTGGACTACACCAGGACTTCAGAATCGGTGATTAGGAGAGGTGTTGATATAAAGAAAATCATGGAGCGAGATCAGATCAAGACGGATCTGTCTGCCTTGTTTATGCCAAGACAGCCTCCAATGCCAAAGGAAGAGGCT GAACAGTTGATGTTGGAATGGAACGAGGATCTTGATGGAATGGAGAGCTTCGTCTTGGAAGGAAAGAAGTTTGTACGTCTGCCTGAAGGAGAAATTG GGCACTTCTACAGTGAAGACTGCTACGTGTTCCTGTGTCGCTACTGGGTTCCCCCTGAGCTGCCAGAGGGGGAGGAGGACAAGGAAGTTGATGAAGATGACTTGCCAGAAGATGACTTTAAATGTACTGTGTACTTCTGGCAAGGACGCCACGCCAGTAACATGGGCTGGCTCACCTTCACATTCAGTTTACAGAAGAAGTTTGAGACACTTTTTGGAGAGAAATTGGAAGTTTGTAGAACGCACCAG CAACAAGAAAACCTGAAGTTCTTATCACACTTTAAGAGAAAGTTTGTCATTCATGATGGCAAGAGGCCACAGGGAGGTGATGAAATTGTTGAGCAGACGGAATTCTTCCACATCCGATCGAATGGTAGTCTGCTCGCAACAAGATGTATCCAG TGCAATGCCGATGCTTCACAGCTGAATTCAGAATTTTG TTACATTCTGAAGGTGCCATTTGAGACAATGGACCAAGGAATCGTGTATGTCTGGATTGGGAATCATGCTGATCCTGACGATGCTAAACTTGCAGAGGAGATGGCTAATGAAATGTATGGG AGGAGAGCTACGTTTCGGTTTAGAAGG CAATACCACAGTGTTCAAATTATCAGTGAAGGTGATGAGCCTGAGAATTTCTTCTGGATTGGTATTGGTGGCAGAAAACCGTATGAAAAG ACGGCCGATTACATGAGATATGCCCGATTGTTTCGGTGCTCAAATGAGAAGGGTTACTTTACTGTTTCAGAGAAGTGTTCTGATTTCTGTCAG GATGACTTGGCTGATGATGATGTGATGATTCTTGATAATGGAGAACTCGTCTTCTTATGGGTGGGCAAGAAAACAAGCGATGTTGAAATCAAGTTGGCTTTTAAGAGTGCACAG gtATATGTTCAACACCTGAGAAACAAACAGCCGGAGAGGCCGAGAAAACTGCTGCTTTGTTTGAAGTACAAAGAACCAAAACGCTTTACGAAGTGCTTCCATGGTTGGGGCAAACATAAGTCGGTCATTGAGTAA